The Microlunatus soli genome contains the following window.
GGAATCGGGCCCCAGCAACGCGTCCAGCGGTATGACGGTGTCCAACTCGGCGGCCGACCCGCCCAACAGCGCGTGCGCCGCCACCGGCGACAGCCGGACCTGCAGGCAGCTGAAGGCGTCGACCTGCAGGGCGCGGAGCGCATCGCCGTAGCCTGGCCCGATCGCGAAGCTGCCGCGATACGGTCGACCGTCTCCGTCCTCGACGGCGATCGACCCGTCGAAGACCACGATCAATGTCACCGCCGGATGCGGGATCAGCCGCAGCGCCGGCGGCGTGATCCCGCGATCGGTGAAGCCGGCCATCGTGACGCCGGGCAACCGGCTGGACAGAGTCGGGGTCGCGATGTCCCACAGCATCCCGTCAGCCGGCGGGGCCGGTAGCCGTTCGTCGGTGCCCACGACCCCAGTATTCCGCGTCATCGGCTGGTCCTGCGGGAACATTTGTCCAAGCCGGCCCTCCGGAACCGGTGCACGGTGGCTGCCATGACCATTTCTGACGATCACACCTCGACCGCACCACCGGCGCCCGGCGATCAGCATCCCGCCGCCGACGCCCTGCCCCGGATGCTCGACTCCGACGAGCTCATCACGCTGGACGGCGTCGACCTTCATGTCTGCCAGAACGGGCCGGCGGACGCACCGGCGTTGCTGCTGATCCACGGCACCGGGGCCTCGGCCCGTTCCTGGGAGCCGATGCTGGGGTCGCTGACCGGATCCCATCGGGTGATCAGGATCGACCTGCTCGGCTGCGGCCGCTCATCCCGACCCGACGACGGCAACTACGCCGTCACCGATCAGGTCCGCCGAATCGGTGTCCTGCTGGACCGGCTCGGTGTCGGCCGGGTCGTGGTCGCCGGGCATTCCAGCGGCGGCGTCTTCGCGACCGCCCTCGCCGTGCACCGTCCCGACCTGCTGGACGGTGTCGTGTTGATCAACACCGGACCGCGGATGTCGGCCTACATCGCCGCCGACGTCCCGCTCCGCAACGCCGCCTGGTCGGACCTGACCGATGATCAGATCAGGGCAGCGATCCGCGACGGCTTCCATCCCGGGTTTGCGATCCCGGCTTCGTACGTCGACCAGTTTCGGGAGATCGACTTCGAGGCCTTCGGGGCCGTCTCCGTTGCCATCCGCAGCTACCTGGAAGAGCAACCGTTGCCGGACCGGCTGGCACCGATCGGTAGGCCGCTGCTGGTGATCTTCGGTGATCAGGATCAGCGGTGGGACCCGGCGGCGGCCGCCGACTATCACGCCGTTCGGGGCGCAAGGATCACGATGATGCCCGGTCTCGGCCACTCCCCCAATCTGGAGGATCCGCAGCGGACCGCCGCAGCCCTCCTCACCTTCACCGCAGCACACACCGCGGACGTAGGATCGGGTCGCGATTGATGTCGGCGAAGGAGATTCGGGATGGGACGGGTGACGGCACGACGGCCGGTGCTACGGATCCGTGACGGCAAGCCGTCCCGGCGGCCGGACACCCTGGCCGTCGAGGAGCCGATGGAGATCCGAGTCAATGAACGTTCGCTCACCGTCACGATGCGGACACCGGGCGACGACTTCGATCTCGCCGTCGGCTTCCTGGTCAGCGAAGGCGTGCTGCACAGCGCCGACGATCTGGTGACGGCGCGCTACTGCGCGGGCACTGCCGCCGACGGGCTCAACACCTACAACCTCGTCGATGTCGACCTGGCCGACGACGTGCCCGTCCCGGACACCTCCCTGGAACGCAACTTCTACACCACGTCCTCCTGCGGGCTGTGCGGCAAGGCGAGCCTGGACGCGGTCCGGACGACGGCAGCCTGGTCGGTGGCCGACGATCCGATGCGGGTCGGAGCCGAGGTGCTGGCCGCACTGCCGGACCGACTCCGCGACGCCCAGAAGATCTTCGACAAGACCGGCGGACTGCACGCGGCCGGACTGTTCTCCGCCGACGGCCAGTTGCTCTGCGTACGGGAGGACGTCGGCCGACACAATGCGGTCGACAAGGTGATCGGTCACGCGCTGCGCAACGACCTGCTGCCACTACGCGAGACGATCCTGATGGTCAGCGGCCGCGCTTCCTTCGAGCTCGTCCAGAAGGCGGTGATGGCCGGGATTCCCTTACTGGCCGCCGTTTCTGCACCGTCCTCGCTGGCCGTCGACCTGGCCGACGAGAACGGTCTGACACTGGTCGGATTCCTCCGGGACCACTCGATGAATGTGTACGCCCGGGCCGACCGGGTGGGGACGGTCAGCCGGTGAAGAGCTGTACGACCGCCTTGATCGCGTTGACGATCCCGTAGAGCAACGGGATCCCGACGATCGCCCAGGTGATCACCAACTCCAGCTTGTACTTGCCTTCGGTGCGAGCTCCCGCGCCCGATCCGTGATCTTCGTTCATGATCAACTCCTGGCCTCGGAACGGTCACCGGTCGACGCCTGCTGCTGCCAGCGTTCGGCGACCGGCCTGATCAACAGATTGGCGATCAGTCCGACCGCGAGAATGCCGACCATGGTGAACAGCGCCGGCCGATAGTCGGCGGCCGCCAGCTTGCCCGGCTCGCCCTGGGAATCCAACACCCGGTTGACGATCAGCGGTCCGACGATGCCGGCGGTCGACCACGCCGTCAGCAGCCGACCGTGGATCGCGCCGACCTGGAAGGTGCCGAACAGGTCTCGCAGGTAGGCCGGAGCGGTGGCGAACCCGCCGCCGTAGAAGGAGATGATCACCAGACAGAACAGCACGAACAGCGGGACCGATGCGCCGCCGACGAACGCCAGCAACAGGTAGAGCACGATGCCACCGCCGAGATAGATCAGGTAGGTCGGTTTGCGCCCGATACCGTCCGAGGCGGTCGACCAGATGAAACGCCCGCTCATGTTGCCGACCGACAGCAGCCCGACGAAGCCGGCCGCCGCGACGGCACTCACCGCCGAATTGCTGCCGTCGCGGAAGAAGTCCTGGATCATCTTGTCGGCGTTCTCCAGGATGCCGATGCCGGCCGTCACGTTGCACATCAGGGCGATCCACAGCAGCCAGAACTGCGGGGTCTTGATCGCGTTCGCCGCCGACACGTTGCCGGTCGACACCAAGGGTTTGGCCCGCACCGCCGCCGGATCGAAGTGCGGCGGCTGCCAGCCCTGGGACGGCACCCGGATGGTGATCACGCCCATCATCATGAACACGAAGTAGGCCACGCCGAGGGTGATGAACAGCTTCGTCACCGCCGGACCGGGCGCGGCCTCGACGCCGTACCAGGCCAGCAGCTGCTTGGACAGCGGTGCCGCCACCATCGCCCCGCCGCCGAAGCCCATGATCGCCATCCCGCTGGCCAACCCCGGCCGATCGGGAAACCACTTCATCAGCGTGGAGACCGGCGAGATGTAGCCGATGCCGAGGCCGATCCCGCCGATCAGCCCGTAGCCGAGATAGACCAGCCAGAGTTGACCGGCGGCGATGCCGGCCGCCGCGACCAGGAAGCCGACGGCCCAGCAACAGGCGGCGGTGAACATTGCCTTGCGTGGCCCGACGCGGTCCACCCAGGTCCCGAACACCGCAGCCGACAGTCCCAGTGCGACGATCGCGATCGAGAAGATCAGTCCGATCGAGGTCAGATTGGTGTCGAAACGTTCCCGCAGCGCCTCCTTGTAGACGCTCGTCGCATACACCTGGCCGATACACAGGTGGATCGCCAACGCCGCGGGTGGGATCAACCATCTGCTGTATCCGTGCGGCGCCACCGTGCGCTCGCGGTCCAAGAATCCCAACGCAGCCAAGACACACCTCCAGATCCCCGATATCGGTTCTGGCGTTCTCCGCGGATGCTACGCGACGTGGGCGAGATTCAGCGGCATATTCGCGGCTGATTCCCCCCTGATCCTGGATCCACGCTGATGCGTCAGCTGATGGTCAGCGCGAGGTCGGTGGCGGGGACGATCTCGCCGATCACGGGGTAGCCGGGGACCTCGCCGACCACCAGCAGGCCGCCGGAGGTCTGTGCGTCGGCCAACAGCAGCAGGTCATCCTCGGTGATCGCCGAACCGAGCCGAAGGTTCGGCCGGACCCAGTCCAGATTGCGGCGGGTGCCGCCGGACACGTAGCCGTCGGCCAGAGCGTCCAGAGCACCGTCGACGGTCGGTACCGCCGACTTGTCGATCACCGCTGCCACACCGGAGGCACGACACATCTTGAACAGGTGGCCGAGCAGTCCGAAGCCGGTGACGTCGGTGGCGGCCCGGGCACCCGCTGCCAGCGCGGCGACCGACGCGTCCCGATTGAGTTCGATCATGGTGGCGATCGCTGCCTCGAACACCTCGCCGGTCTGCTTGTGCCGGTTGTTCAGCAGGCCGACACCGATCGGCTTCGTCAGCGTCAGCGGCAGGCCGGGTCGGGCGGAATCGTTGCGCAGCAGGCGATCCGGAGCAGCGACGCCGGTGACGGCCATCCCGTACTTGGGCTCCGGGTCGTCGATCGAATGGCCGCCGATCACCGGGCAGCCGGCCTCGGCGGCCACCGCGAGTCCGCCGCGCAGCACCTCGGTCATCAGTGCGGTGGGCAACACCTCCCGTGGCCAGCCGAGCAGGTTGATCGCGACGACCGGGCGGCCGCCCATCGCGTACACATCGGAGAGTGCGTTGGCGGCGGCGATCCGGCCCCAGTCATAGGCGTCGTCGACGACCGGAGTGAAGAAGTCGGCCGTGGACAGCACCGCAAGATCATCGGCGACCAGCACCGCCGCGGCATCGTCGCCGTCGTCCAGCCCGACCAGCACGTTGCCGGCGGTCTGCCCGGTCAGCCCCTGGACAGCCTCCTCCAGCTCGCCGGGCGGGATCTTGCACGCACAGCCCCCGCCGTGGGCGAAGCCGGTCAACCGGATCGTTTGATCTGCCACGTCGAGGATCGCCATACCGTCACCCTAACCGCGCCCGCTCATCGTCCCGCTCGGCCGACGGATTAGGTTGAACCTCCTGGGAGGCGTCTGGGTTCCTGGTGGTCCCCCCGGTCTTCAAAACCGGTGAGGTCGAGTATCTCGGCCTGGCGGGTTCGATTCCCGTCCGCCTCCGCCAGCCGTTCGGTGCAGGGAGGGTGAGTGTGTCCGAGGACGATCCGCGTCGACGTATCCCCCGCACCGATCAACTGCTGGCGCTGCCTCCGGTCGCCGCGGCCCGGCTCCGGTTGGGTGATCACGTGGTTCGCGGCCTGGTCACCGGCGCCCAGCAACGCGCCCGGCAGGGCGAGATCGAACCGGACGAGGTCGCGGCGGCCGTGCTCGATTCACTGACGGCGCACCGTCCCACCGCGCTGCGGCCGGTGCTGAACGCGACCGGCGTCGTGGTGCACACCAATCTCGGCCGGGCGCCGCTGTCGGAGTCAGCGATCGACGCGCTCGTCATTGCTGCCGGCTATGTCGACGTCGAGCTCGACCTGACCTCCGGTGCTCGCTCGCGGCGGGGGGCGGCGGCTCGGGCAGCGCTGCTCACCGCCTGCCCGGCGGCCGAGGATGGGTTGATCGTCAACAACGGTGCCGCTGCCCTGGTGCTGGCGACCACCGCGTTCGCCGCCGGACGCGAGGTGCTGGTCAGCCGCGGCGAGTTGATCGAGATCGGTGCCGGCTTCCGACTCCCCGAGTTGATCGCCTCGACCGGTGCACGGCTACGCGAGGTCGGCAGCACCAACCGGACACATCTGCGCGACTACGCCGACGCCATCGGGCCGGACACCGGCTGCGTGCTGAAGGTGCACCCGAGCAACTTTCGGATCGACGGCTTCACAGCTGCGGTCGACATTGCCGAGCTCAGTGCGCTGACCGCGGACCGGGGCGTGCCGTTCCTGGTCGACGTCGGTAGCGGACTGCTGGCACCCGATCCGTCGCTGCCTGATGAACCGGACATCGGCACCGCGCTGACCGCCGGCGCCGACCTGGTGATCGCCAGCGGTGACAAGTTGCTCGGCGGGCCGCAGGCCGGTGTGCTGCTCGGCCGCTCGGCCGCGGTCACGAAGCTGGCACGTCATCCGTTGGCCAGGGCGGTCCGCGCCGACAAGCTCGCACTGGCCGCGCTCGAGGCGACGCTGTCCGCGGGGCAGACTCCAGTCGGTCGGGCCCTGCACGCCGATCCCGGACGACTCCGTGCTCGCGCCGACCGATTGGCCGCCGAACTCGGCGCCGAGGTGATCGCCCACGAGGGACGGGTCGGCGGCGGTGGTGCGCCCGGAGTTCCGTTGCACGGTTGGGCTGTCCGGCTGCCGGAGGCCGCCGCCGCGCTGCTGCGCACCGGCGATCCGGCGGTGCTGCCCCGGGTCCACGACGGGGCGTGCCTGCTCGATCTGCGCTGCGTCCCCGAGTCCGATGATCAAGTTCTGGTGGCTGCTGCCCGGACCGCGCTCTCCGGACTCGTCGACGACGAGCATCGTCGGGTTCCATGATCGGCAGGAGGTGCCCTTCGACGGGCTCAGGGAACTTGATGGCAGGGATCGATCGGACATGATCAACTTTGTGGTGGCGACGGCCGGACATGTCGATCATGGCAAGAGTACGTTGATCAAGGCACTGACCGGGATGGAACCGGATCGGTGGGAGGAGGAACGACGCCGAGGATTGACCATCGACCTGGGCTTCGTGTGGAGCACCTTGCCGTCCGGTCGGCGGGTCGCCTTCGTCGATGTCCCCGGTCATGAACGGTTCCTGGGCAATATGCTGGCCGGTCTCGGTCCGGCACCGGTGGTCTGTTTCGTGGTCGCTGCCGACGAAGGCTGGCGGGCGCAGTCCGATGATCATCGCGACGCCGTCGCCGCGCTCGGGATCAGGCACGGTCTGCTGGTGATCACCCGCACCGACCGGGCTCCGGACCGGGTCTCCGAGGTCGTGGCGCAGGCCCGGTCCGAGCTCGCCGAGACCGGTCTGCGAGACGCCCCGGCGATCGCCGTGTCGGCCGTCACGGGCGCCGGCCTGGACGAGCTGCGGACCGCTCTGGACGCGGTGCTCTCCCGACTGTCACCGGCGCCGCACGGCGACCGGGTGCGATTGTGGGTCGATCGCTCGTTCACCATCGCCGGTGCCGGCACCGTCCTGACCGGCACCCTCGCAGCCGGCAGCATCGGCCGCGACGACCGGCTGGAACTGCTCGGCCGGAGCTCGCTACGGGAGGTGACCGTCCGCGGCCTGCAGACCCGCGGCGAACCATCCGATCGGCTGCAACCGGTGGTGCGTGCGGCAGTGAATCTGCGGGGGATCGCCGCCGACAGTATTCATCGCGGCGATGCGCTGCTGACTCCGGGCGAATGGCCGACGACCGATGTGATCGACGTCCGCCGGGTCAGCGGTGTACCACTCGGTGCGCTGCCGCAACAGCTCACCGCCCATGTCGGCACCGCGGCGATCCCCGTACGGTTGCGTCGCTTCGACGATGATCATGCCCGGCTGACGATCGACCGCCGGCTGCCGCTGGTCCTCGGTGATCGGCTGGTGCTGCGAGACCCGGGCAGCCGTCGGGTGCTGGGCGGTGTGCGAGTACTCGACGCGGATCCGCCGGCACTCAGCCGCCGCGGCGACGGCAGCCGACGGCGGGCCGAACTCGGTCGGCTGGACACCGCCGGGGACGCCGGCATCGAGGTGGCCCGACGCGGCGCCGTCCGGCGGGAGCAGCTGCGACGCCTCGGGCTGGCAACCGGCGCCTGCCCCGACGGCGTGCGGGTCGTCGGCGGCTGGTGGGTCCACGAGGACACCTTCCGATCGTGGCGGGACCGGCTCCGGTCGGCGGTCGATGAACTGCACGACCGGGATCCACTCCGCGGCGGTCTGACCCGCGGCGAGGCGTCCGACCTGCTCGGGCTACCCGATGCCGAGCTGCTCGACGCGGTCGGTGACGCCGCCGGGCTCGAGCAGCAGCACGGTCGGTTGCGTCGACCGGGCAGCGCAACCGACCTCGGCACCGTCGAGTCGGCGATCGGTGAGCTGGAGGTCCGGCTCGGGGCGGATCCGTTCGCCGCTCCGGAGGCCGACGAGCTCACCGCGCTCGGCCTCGGCAGCCGCCAGCTCGCAGCGGCCGAGCGCGCCGGCCGCATCATCCGGCTGCGAGACGGGATCGTGTTGCTGCCGACCGCGCCCGCGCTGGCGATGCGCCGGCTGGCCGGCCTGGAGCAACCCTTCACCACCAGCCGGGCACGGCAACAGCTGCAGACGACCAGGCGGGTGGCGATCCCGCTGCTGGAGCACCTCGATGCGCGCGGCTGGACGAAGCGGTTGGACGCCGGCCACCGCGAGGTGCTGCGTTGATCGGGTCCTGCTCCCGGGCGCCCGACGGGCGCCAGTAGAGTCGATCACACCTCGGCAGATCGTTACGACGACAGGGTGGTGCAGGTGACAGAACAGCCGCGACCGCAGGACGTGGTGCGTGACCCGGCACCGGCCGCGATCTTCCTGGTGCTGACGGTGCGCCCAGGAGCCGAGGACGTCGTCGGCGATCTGCTCGCCGATGTCGCCTCGCTGAAACGCGGAGTCGGCTTCAAACGCACCGAGGACGAGCTGAGCTGCGTCGTCGGCATCGGCGCCCAGCTGTGGGACCGGATGTACGACGCGCCGCGCCCTGCCGGACTGCATCCGTTCCGGCCGGTGGTCGGCGCCACCCACACAGCTGTCGCTACGCCGGGCGATCTGCTGTTCCACCTGCGGGCCCGGCAACTGGACCTGTGTTTCGAGCTGGCCAAGCAACTCGTCGGCCGGCTGTCCGGGTCCGCCGACGTTGTCGACGAGGTGCACGGCTTCCGGTTCCTCGACGAGCGCGACATGCTCGGTTTCGTCGACGGCACCGAGAACCCGACCGGAGCCGATGCGTTCGCCGCGGTACAGGTCGGCGACGAGGACCCGGCCCACACCGGGGCCAGTTATGTGATGGTGCAGAAGTATCTGCACGATCTGGACAGCTGGGAGGCGCTGAGTGTCGAGGAACAGGAGCGGGCGATCGGCCGCCACAAGCTGTCCGACATCGAGATCGCCGACGACGACAAGGCGAGCAACTCCCACGTCGCGCTGAACACGATCACCGACGCAGACGGAAACGATCTTGACATCCTGCGGGACAACCTGCCGTTCGGCGAGGTTGGGACCCAGACGTTCGGCACCTATTACATCGGCTACGCCGCCGATCCGGCTGTGCTGGAAGAGATGCTGACCAACATGTTCATCGGCAAGCCGCCGGGCAACCATGATCGGATCCTGGACTTCTCCACCGCCGTCACCGGCAACCTGTTCTTCGTCCCCACCCAGGACTTCCTCGAAGATCCCAGCATGATCAACGAAACAAGCACGATCAACGACCAGGCCACGACCTCGGAACCGACGGTTCGGGACGGGTCGCTCAACATCGGCAGCCTGAAGAGGAGCACCACGGCATGAACAATCTGCATCGTGAACTGGCCCCGATCACCGACGCGGCCTGGGACCAGATCGAGGAGGAGGCACGGCGTACCGTCACCCGGACCATCGCCGCCCGGCGGGTGGTCGACGTGATCGGCCCGGCGGGTCCCGAGCTGGCAGCCGTCGGCACCGGACATCTGCGTGATCTTCGCTCGTCGTCGGACGAGGTGATCATCCGTCAGCGGCTCAGCCAACCGCTGTTGGAGTTGCGGGTGCCGTTCGCCGTCACCCGGGACGCCGTCGACGACGTCGAACGCGGATCGCAGGACTCCGACTGGCAGCCGGTGAAGGAGGCGGCGACGGCGATCGGTTACGCCGAGGACCGGGCAGTCTTCGAAGGTGTGGAGGACGCCGGCATCGTCGGGATCGCCGCCAGCAGCTCCAATCCGCCGATTCCGCTGCCGTCCGATCCGGCGCGGATCCCGGACGCGGTCGCCCAGGCGGTCAGCTCGTTGCGGCTGGCCGGGGTCAACGGTCCGTACAGCCTGCTGCTGTCGGCCGAGGTCTACACCGCGGTCGCCGAGAGCAGCGATCACGGCTACCCGATCCTTGATCATCTGACCCGGCTGTTGCGGGACGGCGAGATCATCTGGGCACCGGCGATGACCGGCGCGCTGCTGGTCACCACCCGGGGCGGCGACTACGCGCTGCACCTGGGTCAGGATCTGTCGATCGGCTACCAGTCCCACGATGCCAATCACATCCAGCTGTATCTGCAGGAGTCGCTGACCTTCCTGCCCTACACCTCCGAGGCCGGTGTCGCACTGCCGACCAGTTGATCGGCGCCCGAGAGGGGTGAGCGCCCTGGTAGGCAAGGATCCTTGTTGCTTCGCCCGGCTCAGGCAGCGGCCGGGTTCAGGATCCTTCGGTGCCCCAGTGACCGCTGATCTGCGGTCGTAGATCAGCTTCGTCGGGCTCCCAGCGGGCCGGGTCGGCGGGCAGCTGCTCGCCGGTCCGGATGTCCTTGACCTCGCCGCCGGCACCGGTGTCGGAGGAGGTGAACCAGACGTACGGGATGGAGCGCCGGTCGGCGTAGCGGATCTGCTTGCCGAACTTGTCCGCCTTCGGCGCCACCTCGGCGGAGATCCCCCTGCGGCGCAGGCTGGTCGCCACCGCGATCGCCTGATCCCGGGACTGCTCGGAGTCGACGGCGACCAGCACACAGGTCGGCACCGGTCGACTCGCGGTGAGATGGCCCTTGGCCAACAGCGGGACCAGGGTGCGGCTGACGCCGAAGCTCAGCCCGACCCCCGGAAAACTGGTCTTGCCGTCGCTGGCCAGGGCGTCGTACCGACCGCCGGAGGCGATCGACCCGAGCGACGGGAAACCGACCAGTTCGGTCTCGTAGACGGTGCCGGTGTAGTAGTCCAGCCCGCGGGCGATCTTCAGATCGGCGATCATCCGGCCGGGTACGGCGGCAGCCGCGGCATCGACCACGGCGGCAAGCTGGTCGAGTCCCTGGTCGAGCAGCTCGCTGCGGACCCCCAGTGACCGGACCCGCTCGACGAACGAGGTGTCGGCGCTGTTGATCTCGGCCAGCGCCGTACAGGATGCGGCCTGGGCGGCGGACAACCCGAGGTCATCGGTCAGCAGGTCCTGCACTGCATCCGGCCCGATCTTGTCGTACTTGTCGACGATCCGCAGCACGCCCGCCACGTCCTCGATCTCCAACCCGGCATAGAAACCCTGCGCCAGCCGACGGTTGTTGACCCGCATCAGCACCGGCGGCAGGCCGATGTCGGTGTGCAACCTCTCCAGGGCGTCCAGCGCGACCAGCGGCAGTTCGACGTCGTGGTGGTCGGCCAGGGTCCCGCTGCCGACGATGTCGATGTCGGCCTGGGTGAACTCGCGGTAGCGGCCCTCCTGCGGCCGTTCCCCGCGCCACACCTTCTGGATCTGGTAACGGCGGAACGGGAACTGCAGGTGGCCCGCGTTCTCCAACACGTAGCGAGCGAACGGGACCGTCAGGTCGAAGTGCAGACCGAGGTCGTCGCCCTTGGCCCGACCGTCCTCCTCGGCGTGCAGCCGGCGGACGACGTAGACCTCCTTGTCGATCTCCTCACCACCCTTGTTCAACCGGTCCAACGGCTCGACCGCCCTGGTCTCGATGGAGGCGAAGCCGTGCAGTTCGAAGGTCTCCTGCAGCTGACGGAGCACATGCTGCTCCACGATCCTGGCCTCGGGCAGGAACTCGGGAAAACCGGACAGCGGCTTGGGGCGCGGCACGGGCGTCGGCCTCACTCTCTGGGGATCGAACTGGTCACAGGTGCAGCAGATAGGGATTGCCGGCGCGTTCCCGCCCGAGGGTGGTCTGCGACCCGTGACCGGGTAACACGACCGTCTCGTCGGGCAGCTGCGACGGCGGCGACAACACTGTCGAGCTGAGCGTACGGTCCATCGTCGGCTGATCTCCACCCGGTAGATCGGTCCGGCCGACGGTCCCGGCAAAGAGTACGTCGCCGGTGAACAACAGGTCGTACCGGCCGGATTCGTCGTGGTACGGCGTCCGGAACAGGGTCGCGCCCGGCGTGTGTCCCGGTGCCGGGATCAGTTCGATCCGCAGCCCGGCCACGTCCAGCGTGGCGAACTGACCGTCGGTGGCCGGTTCGGCGGTCAACATCGTCGCCGGCTCCCGAGCGGTCGCCGGATCGGCGTAGTCGGCGACCAGTGGATGGAAATCCGGCGTCAGCGCGGCCAACGGATCGGTCAGCCAGGGCCGGTCGGCCGGCCCGATCCAGCAGCCCGCGCCGTACCGGTCGGCCACCGTGGCGGCATCGGCGACATGGTCGAAATGACCGTGGGTGAGCAGCACCGCCGACGGGCGCAGCCCGAGTTCCTGGCAGGCGGTGTCGAGCCGTTCGGCGGCGTCCATCCCGGGATCGATGACTACGCAGCGATCGTCATCACCGGTGCCGAGGACGTAACAATTGGCCGCCAGCGGCCCGGCCGGAAAGGATGCGATCACCACGGCCGACACCGTATCGGGCAGGATGGGGGGTATGAGCGAAGACGCACAGGGTGCCGCGAAGGCGACACCCCCATCGTCTGGTATCCCCACGCCGCCACCCGGCGGCCCGAAGCCGGCTGCTGCTGCGCCCGCCTCGTTCGGTCGCGTCGATGACGACGGGACCGTGTATGTCCGCAGCGGTGACGGGGAGCGGGCGGTCGGCCAGGTGCCCGATGCCACCCGCGAGGAGGCGCTGGACTTCTTCGTCCGGCGCTACACCGCCCTGGAACTCGAGGTCTCGTTGCTGGAGCGACGCATTCGCGGCGGCAACCTGTCTCCCGACGACGCGGCGTCCTCGGTCCGTACGGTGCGGGAATCGGTGCAGTCGGCCAATGCGGTCGGGGATCTGGACGATCTCAATCGGCGGCTGGACGAGCTGAGTCCGCTGCTCACCGAGCAGCGTGCGGTCCGTAAGGCCGAACGAGCCAGACAACAGGAGGAGACCAGAGCAGCCAAGGAGCGGTTCGTCACCGAGGCCGAACGGCTGGCACAGAGTAACGACTGGCGTGGCGGAGTGAACCGGTTCCGTTCTCTGTTGGAGCAGTGGAAGCAGTTGCCGCGACTGGACCGGTCGACCGACGACGCGCTCTGGCATCGGTTCTCCAGCGCGCGGACGACCTACACCCGTCGCCGCAAGGCGCAGTTCGCCCAACAGGCCGAACGCCGCGAGGCAGCCAGGACCACCAAGGAATCGATCATCACCGAGGCCGAGGCGCTGGCCGACTCCACCGACTGGGGCCCGACCACCGGCGCGTTCCGGGACCTGATGTCGCGGTGGAAGGCGGCCGGCCCCGCACCGCGGGAGGTCGAGGAGGATCTCTGGCAGCGGTTCCGCGGCATCCAGGACCGCTTCTTCGCAGCCAAGCAACAGGCCTTCTCCGCCCAGGACGCCGAGTTCCGGGAGAATCAGGTCGCCAAGGAAGCGCTGCTGGACGAGGCAGAGAGGTTGGTGCCGGTCACCGACCTGTCCGCAGCCAAGGCAGCCTTCCGGGATTTCCTCGAACGCTGGGCCGAGATCGGCAAGGTGCCGCGGGAGGCGATGCGTGGGTTGGAGAACCGGCTGCGCGCGGTGGAGAAGGCGATCCGCGAT
Protein-coding sequences here:
- the selA gene encoding L-seryl-tRNA(Sec) selenium transferase; the protein is MSEDDPRRRIPRTDQLLALPPVAAARLRLGDHVVRGLVTGAQQRARQGEIEPDEVAAAVLDSLTAHRPTALRPVLNATGVVVHTNLGRAPLSESAIDALVIAAGYVDVELDLTSGARSRRGAAARAALLTACPAAEDGLIVNNGAAALVLATTAFAAGREVLVSRGELIEIGAGFRLPELIASTGARLREVGSTNRTHLRDYADAIGPDTGCVLKVHPSNFRIDGFTAAVDIAELSALTADRGVPFLVDVGSGLLAPDPSLPDEPDIGTALTAGADLVIASGDKLLGGPQAGVLLGRSAAVTKLARHPLARAVRADKLALAALEATLSAGQTPVGRALHADPGRLRARADRLAAELGAEVIAHEGRVGGGGAPGVPLHGWAVRLPEAAAALLRTGDPAVLPRVHDGACLLDLRCVPESDDQVLVAAARTALSGLVDDEHRRVP
- the selD gene encoding selenide, water dikinase SelD; translated protein: MAILDVADQTIRLTGFAHGGGCACKIPPGELEEAVQGLTGQTAGNVLVGLDDGDDAAAVLVADDLAVLSTADFFTPVVDDAYDWGRIAAANALSDVYAMGGRPVVAINLLGWPREVLPTALMTEVLRGGLAVAAEAGCPVIGGHSIDDPEPKYGMAVTGVAAPDRLLRNDSARPGLPLTLTKPIGVGLLNNRHKQTGEVFEAAIATMIELNRDASVAALAAGARAATDVTGFGLLGHLFKMCRASGVAAVIDKSAVPTVDGALDALADGYVSGGTRRNLDWVRPNLRLGSAITEDDLLLLADAQTSGGLLVVGEVPGYPVIGEIVPATDLALTIS
- a CDS encoding OFA family MFS transporter, producing MAALGFLDRERTVAPHGYSRWLIPPAALAIHLCIGQVYATSVYKEALRERFDTNLTSIGLIFSIAIVALGLSAAVFGTWVDRVGPRKAMFTAACCWAVGFLVAAAGIAAGQLWLVYLGYGLIGGIGLGIGYISPVSTLMKWFPDRPGLASGMAIMGFGGGAMVAAPLSKQLLAWYGVEAAPGPAVTKLFITLGVAYFVFMMMGVITIRVPSQGWQPPHFDPAAVRAKPLVSTGNVSAANAIKTPQFWLLWIALMCNVTAGIGILENADKMIQDFFRDGSNSAVSAVAAAGFVGLLSVGNMSGRFIWSTASDGIGRKPTYLIYLGGGIVLYLLLAFVGGASVPLFVLFCLVIISFYGGGFATAPAYLRDLFGTFQVGAIHGRLLTAWSTAGIVGPLIVNRVLDSQGEPGKLAAADYRPALFTMVGILAVGLIANLLIRPVAERWQQQASTGDRSEARS
- a CDS encoding alpha/beta fold hydrolase, producing MTISDDHTSTAPPAPGDQHPAADALPRMLDSDELITLDGVDLHVCQNGPADAPALLLIHGTGASARSWEPMLGSLTGSHRVIRIDLLGCGRSSRPDDGNYAVTDQVRRIGVLLDRLGVGRVVVAGHSSGGVFATALAVHRPDLLDGVVLINTGPRMSAYIAADVPLRNAAWSDLTDDQIRAAIRDGFHPGFAIPASYVDQFREIDFEAFGAVSVAIRSYLEEQPLPDRLAPIGRPLLVIFGDQDQRWDPAAAADYHAVRGARITMMPGLGHSPNLEDPQRTAAALLTFTAAHTADVGSGRD
- a CDS encoding MFS transporter small subunit → MNEDHGSGAGARTEGKYKLELVITWAIVGIPLLYGIVNAIKAVVQLFTG
- the fdhD gene encoding formate dehydrogenase accessory sulfurtransferase FdhD — protein: MGRVTARRPVLRIRDGKPSRRPDTLAVEEPMEIRVNERSLTVTMRTPGDDFDLAVGFLVSEGVLHSADDLVTARYCAGTAADGLNTYNLVDVDLADDVPVPDTSLERNFYTTSSCGLCGKASLDAVRTTAAWSVADDPMRVGAEVLAALPDRLRDAQKIFDKTGGLHAAGLFSADGQLLCVREDVGRHNAVDKVIGHALRNDLLPLRETILMVSGRASFELVQKAVMAGIPLLAAVSAPSSLAVDLADENGLTLVGFLRDHSMNVYARADRVGTVSR